A window of Marispirochaeta aestuarii contains these coding sequences:
- a CDS encoding iron-containing alcohol dehydrogenase has protein sequence MNNFEFASPTKIVFGKGTEKEVGKRAAEYSKSVLIHYGSDRVKKSGLFDTVVASLKAEGIEYSELGGVMPNPRLGLVREGIELCKRKDIGLILALGGGSVIDSAKGIAAGVANPDQDVWDYFIGKADPKACMPVGVILTIPAAGSEASQSCVLTNENGWYKRGRNNELFRPKFAIMNPELTFSLPPYQTASGIADIMSHVMERYFTNVQKVGFTDRLCEATLKTVIENAPLVIENPEDYDARAEIMWASTVAHNDLLSTGRIGDFGSHQIEHELSGIYDVAHGAGLAVIQPAWMKHIYKHDVTRFVQFAVRVWNVDERFDNPERTALEGIERLKAFFSSIGMPVTLKELGVSADRFDEIAAKTFQERGSGVGNYVKLSEKDVKAILEIARE, from the coding sequence ATGAATAATTTTGAATTCGCCAGTCCTACAAAGATAGTATTTGGAAAAGGAACGGAAAAAGAGGTGGGAAAACGAGCCGCCGAATATTCAAAGTCAGTTCTTATCCATTACGGAAGCGACCGGGTCAAGAAATCCGGTCTTTTCGATACGGTAGTCGCTTCACTCAAGGCCGAAGGAATCGAGTATAGCGAACTCGGCGGCGTTATGCCGAACCCCAGGCTCGGTCTTGTCCGGGAGGGAATAGAGCTCTGTAAAAGAAAGGACATCGGGCTTATTCTGGCCCTGGGAGGAGGCAGCGTCATTGACTCCGCCAAGGGAATCGCCGCGGGGGTGGCGAATCCCGATCAGGATGTCTGGGACTACTTCATCGGCAAGGCCGACCCGAAGGCATGTATGCCCGTGGGAGTTATTCTGACCATCCCCGCAGCCGGAAGCGAGGCCTCCCAGAGCTGTGTTCTGACCAATGAGAATGGATGGTACAAGCGGGGCCGCAACAATGAGCTCTTTCGCCCGAAATTCGCCATCATGAACCCGGAGCTCACCTTCAGTCTTCCTCCGTACCAGACAGCCAGCGGCATAGCGGATATTATGTCCCACGTTATGGAGCGCTATTTTACCAACGTGCAGAAAGTCGGCTTTACCGACCGGCTCTGCGAGGCCACCTTGAAGACGGTTATCGAGAATGCGCCTCTGGTTATTGAAAATCCGGAGGATTACGATGCCCGGGCCGAGATCATGTGGGCCTCAACGGTGGCCCATAACGATCTTTTAAGCACCGGCCGCATCGGGGATTTCGGATCCCATCAGATCGAGCATGAGCTCTCGGGTATATACGATGTAGCCCACGGCGCCGGTCTTGCGGTAATCCAGCCCGCCTGGATGAAGCATATCTACAAGCACGATGTTACCCGCTTTGTGCAGTTCGCCGTCCGGGTCTGGAACGTGGACGAGCGTTTCGACAATCCCGAACGGACCGCTCTTGAGGGAATCGAGCGGCTCAAGGCCTTCTTTTCGTCCATCGGTATGCCGGTGACCCTGAAAGAACTGGGGGTTTCTGCGGACCGTTTCGATGAGATTGCCGCCAAAACCTTCCAGGAACGGGGGAGCGGAGTGGGTAATTACGTTAAGCTGTCGGAGAAAGACGTAAAGGCGATTCTGGAGATTGCCAGAGAGTAA
- a CDS encoding TRAP transporter substrate-binding protein — protein sequence MKKTMLALLVSFLVIAVFGMTTVFAEGAKEDGSGQQYVIKMATPSNPEDSCVKAFFHFKELVEENSDGRIQVQVLHSGQLGGHRDYIEGLQMGSIQMAEINTSVLSAIDDQFMIFDLPYIAKSVEHEIRVIEGGVGERLSKALEDKTGIKIVGWMVRTPRSVYNSKRPIRTADDFNGIKIRVMESPVMMKTMELLGAKPVPLAATERYMALQTGVVDAAENSPPLIITEKEYEVTDYLSLTEHFVTPNIIAIDGKFLNKLPQDLQKVVLDAGKAAGKYAIQQDQDQLAGAIDTLKGLGMEVNAIPDKTSFINKVKPLYAEYQDRIGKDLIDVFVNSN from the coding sequence ATGAAGAAGACGATGTTGGCTCTTCTGGTATCCTTTCTGGTGATCGCCGTTTTCGGGATGACTACGGTATTCGCCGAGGGCGCCAAAGAGGACGGTTCCGGACAGCAATACGTTATCAAGATGGCAACACCCAGTAACCCGGAGGATTCGTGTGTAAAGGCTTTTTTCCACTTCAAGGAACTGGTGGAAGAGAACAGCGATGGACGCATCCAAGTCCAGGTCCTCCATTCAGGCCAGCTAGGCGGTCATCGCGACTACATTGAAGGACTGCAGATGGGCAGTATCCAGATGGCGGAAATCAACACCTCAGTACTCTCTGCCATCGATGACCAGTTCATGATCTTTGACCTGCCCTACATTGCCAAAAGCGTGGAACACGAAATCCGTGTCATCGAAGGCGGAGTCGGCGAAAGACTCTCCAAGGCCCTTGAAGATAAAACGGGCATCAAGATCGTCGGCTGGATGGTTCGTACCCCCCGCAGCGTTTATAATTCCAAGCGCCCCATTCGTACCGCGGATGATTTTAACGGGATTAAAATCCGGGTTATGGAAAGCCCCGTCATGATGAAAACAATGGAGCTACTCGGAGCGAAACCGGTACCCCTGGCTGCAACTGAACGCTACATGGCCCTTCAAACCGGAGTCGTGGATGCGGCGGAGAACAGTCCTCCTCTGATCATTACCGAGAAAGAGTACGAGGTAACGGATTATCTCTCCCTCACGGAGCACTTCGTGACTCCAAATATCATCGCCATCGACGGAAAGTTTCTCAATAAACTTCCCCAGGATCTGCAGAAGGTTGTTCTGGATGCAGGCAAGGCCGCCGGCAAATATGCCATACAGCAGGACCAGGACCAGCTGGCCGGGGCAATCGATACCCTGAAGGGACTGGGAATGGAAGTGAACGCGATACCCGATAAAACCAGCTTTATCAACAAGGTTAAACCCTTGTACGCCGAATACCAGGACCGGATTGGAAAAGATCTTATCGACGTCTTTGTAAATTCGAATTAA
- a CDS encoding carboxymuconolactone decarboxylase family protein, producing the protein MSFNPLAPIEKNDKDLYAYVEHGRSMALEAGSLGRMEKLLIAMALDAAHGAANGVKSLALQAMEAGASREQVMEALRVAAYISGVGSVYTAAAGLQDVLN; encoded by the coding sequence ATGAGTTTCAATCCCTTAGCCCCCATTGAAAAAAACGACAAGGATCTCTACGCCTATGTGGAACACGGCAGAAGTATGGCCCTTGAAGCCGGATCCCTGGGAAGGATGGAAAAACTGCTTATCGCCATGGCCCTGGACGCCGCCCATGGAGCAGCCAACGGGGTAAAATCCCTTGCCCTTCAGGCTATGGAGGCCGGAGCGAGCAGAGAACAGGTTATGGAGGCCCTGCGGGTCGCCGCCTACATCAGCGGTGTGGGAAGCGTCTACACAGCGGCGGCAGGGCTTCAGGACGTACTGAACTGA
- a CDS encoding SDR family NAD(P)-dependent oxidoreductase — MNSLKEKKVLVTGGASGIGEAITRELASRGASVMIHYYSSGEKAEALAREIQTAGGIALTCQADLSNEGDVKKLVSRIGNEWANLDVLINNAGDLVGRRSLEDLDMDFYRKVMSVNLDSMILVTREALPLLKKSGCSSVVNLASLAGRKGGHTGSLVYSTAKGAVLTFTRSLSVELAEYGVRVNAVAPGLILGSRFHATHTTEESKNETIRGIPLGRAGVCEDVARAVAFLASEYDGFITGATLDINGGVYSA; from the coding sequence ATGAATTCATTGAAGGAAAAGAAAGTACTGGTGACCGGCGGCGCATCGGGTATAGGTGAAGCGATTACCCGGGAACTGGCTTCTCGGGGCGCTTCCGTTATGATTCACTATTACAGCAGCGGAGAAAAGGCGGAAGCCCTGGCCCGGGAGATTCAAACGGCAGGGGGGATCGCGCTCACCTGTCAGGCGGATTTGTCCAATGAAGGGGATGTAAAAAAACTCGTATCCCGTATCGGGAACGAGTGGGCGAATCTGGATGTTCTCATAAACAATGCAGGAGACCTTGTCGGAAGAAGGTCCCTTGAAGATCTGGATATGGATTTTTACCGCAAGGTTATGTCGGTGAACCTGGATTCCATGATACTTGTTACCCGCGAAGCGCTTCCCCTGCTGAAAAAATCAGGCTGCAGCTCAGTGGTTAATCTCGCTTCCCTGGCGGGACGCAAGGGCGGTCACACGGGAAGCCTGGTTTATTCGACTGCCAAGGGAGCGGTACTGACTTTTACCCGGTCTCTCTCTGTTGAGCTGGCTGAGTACGGAGTCCGGGTAAACGCCGTGGCGCCGGGACTGATTCTGGGGTCCCGTTTTCATGCCACCCACACGACGGAAGAGTCAAAGAACGAGACAATCCGGGGAATTCCCCTGGGGCGGGCAGGTGTATGCGAGGATGTGGCCCGGGCGGTCGCTTTCCTGGCCAGTGAGTACGACGGTTTTATTACCGGGGCGACCCTGGATATTAACGGTGGTGTGTACAGCGCCTAG
- a CDS encoding substrate-binding domain-containing protein: MQFQKERSKYIQVYEALLEQIKKEDTQEEKYLPSERILGERFGVDRLTVRKALNLLLRDGLILKKPGKGTVVLPRIKADISEDNSHTLAFILPRGSFSVDRITEPFHSNLFYSIGREIRGRGYNLLYTTIDRNGEFPVQLMKSGVAGFIFVSQAPEKALNQAEATNKPLVLVNRVHDRFPMVLEDRTNTAKIALDYLYSLGHRRIFFINGMDGYYTTDTCRDSYMDFVSIHSDVESRIFHSSWNFENGMEAMAKILEGQELPTAVCACNASVALGAMEAAKKRGLQVPGEISFVGFDETEQCMQFSPSLTSVGVDIPLLARVAVDTLFSSLEHGSPGPIRTVVPVKIFIRNSTGPAPENSGSPSR; encoded by the coding sequence ATGCAATTTCAAAAGGAACGGAGCAAATACATTCAAGTGTATGAAGCCCTCCTTGAGCAGATCAAGAAGGAAGATACCCAGGAAGAAAAGTATCTTCCATCTGAAAGAATTTTAGGTGAGCGCTTCGGTGTGGATCGTTTGACTGTCCGTAAAGCCTTGAATCTGCTCCTGCGGGATGGCCTGATACTCAAGAAGCCAGGAAAAGGGACGGTAGTCCTTCCAAGGATTAAAGCGGACATATCCGAAGATAATTCGCATACCCTGGCATTTATTCTTCCCCGGGGTAGTTTTTCCGTTGACCGCATTACCGAGCCCTTTCATTCAAATCTCTTTTACTCCATTGGCCGGGAAATCAGGGGGCGCGGATACAACCTGCTTTATACGACCATAGACAGGAACGGTGAATTTCCTGTCCAGCTGATGAAAAGCGGTGTGGCGGGTTTTATATTCGTAAGTCAGGCTCCGGAAAAAGCTTTGAACCAGGCTGAGGCCACCAACAAACCCCTTGTTCTGGTGAACAGGGTACATGATCGCTTTCCTATGGTCCTTGAGGACCGCACAAATACCGCGAAAATCGCCCTGGATTATCTGTATTCCCTGGGACACCGCAGGATTTTCTTTATAAACGGCATGGACGGCTACTATACAACTGATACCTGCCGCGACAGCTATATGGATTTTGTCAGTATCCATTCAGATGTTGAGTCCCGGATTTTTCACAGTTCCTGGAATTTTGAAAATGGAATGGAGGCCATGGCTAAAATCCTGGAAGGTCAGGAATTGCCGACGGCTGTCTGTGCCTGTAACGCGAGCGTGGCCCTGGGTGCCATGGAAGCTGCGAAAAAACGGGGCTTGCAGGTTCCCGGTGAAATAAGTTTTGTCGGTTTTGATGAAACGGAACAGTGTATGCAGTTTTCTCCTTCTTTGACGAGCGTTGGGGTCGATATTCCGCTCCTTGCCAGGGTTGCGGTCGATACGCTGTTTTCTTCACTGGAGCACGGATCTCCCGGGCCGATCAGGACCGTCGTGCCTGTGAAGATTTTTATACGGAATTCCACCGGTCCTGCGCCGGAAAACAGCGGCTCACCGTCAAGGTGA
- a CDS encoding TRAP transporter large permease: MVGLIVFVILIGLMLINVPIAIGTALATLGGIIAVGDLPVMVLVQRMFVGIDTFTLIAVPLFILTGRMMALGGITTDLINLSRVLVGFMRGGLAYINIVSSMFFAGITGSAASDTSSVGAILIPAMVEKGYEKDFSVAVTATSSTIGVMIPPSIPMVIYGVASGSSIGRLFLGGFVPGVMVGLFLMAVTFVLARKRNYPVEVRVPLSTAIITVIKGIPALMTILIIIVGIVSGVFTPTEAAGIAAFYSFLLGTLYYKELKLKHIPDIIVEVATTTGMVALMIATASALGWLFANQGIPQMIGNALLSITTNPVIIMLLVNLLLLFVGTWLDLSPAVIIFTPILLPIVQQIGIDPVHFGVIMVVNLAIGLFTPPVGVCLFVSCGIAGISIAKTVRAFIPFFVSMVLVLILITYIPQLVMFLPNLLMP, translated from the coding sequence ATGGTCGGCCTGATAGTTTTCGTCATTCTTATCGGACTAATGCTCATAAATGTGCCCATTGCCATTGGAACCGCCCTGGCCACCCTGGGGGGAATTATCGCCGTCGGCGACCTCCCGGTAATGGTGCTGGTACAGCGCATGTTTGTGGGCATCGATACGTTCACCCTTATTGCCGTACCCCTTTTTATCCTGACCGGACGCATGATGGCCCTGGGAGGGATTACCACCGATCTTATCAACCTTTCCAGGGTGCTCGTAGGTTTTATGCGCGGAGGACTGGCATACATAAATATTGTATCGAGCATGTTCTTTGCAGGAATCACCGGCTCCGCAGCCTCGGACACCTCTTCTGTTGGCGCAATTCTTATTCCCGCCATGGTCGAAAAAGGGTATGAAAAAGACTTTTCCGTGGCTGTTACAGCCACCTCTTCCACCATCGGTGTGATGATTCCACCAAGCATCCCCATGGTCATATACGGGGTCGCTTCCGGCTCTTCGATAGGGCGATTGTTCCTCGGCGGATTCGTACCCGGGGTTATGGTGGGACTGTTTTTAATGGCGGTTACATTTGTGCTGGCCCGAAAGCGAAACTACCCGGTGGAAGTACGGGTCCCCTTATCCACAGCTATAATCACGGTAATAAAAGGGATACCCGCCTTAATGACCATCCTGATAATAATCGTCGGAATAGTCAGCGGCGTGTTTACCCCAACGGAAGCAGCCGGGATTGCAGCATTTTACTCGTTTTTACTTGGTACCCTTTACTATAAAGAGCTTAAACTGAAACATATACCCGACATAATCGTGGAAGTCGCTACTACCACCGGTATGGTAGCCCTGATGATAGCAACAGCCAGCGCTCTGGGCTGGCTCTTTGCAAACCAGGGGATTCCCCAGATGATCGGAAACGCTCTTCTGAGCATAACCACAAATCCAGTAATAATCATGCTGCTGGTAAACCTGCTTCTGCTCTTTGTCGGTACATGGCTGGATCTCAGTCCCGCCGTGATAATTTTTACCCCGATTTTGTTACCGATAGTACAACAGATCGGAATTGATCCGGTACATTTCGGCGTAATCATGGTCGTGAACCTTGCAATCGGGCTTTTCACGCCGCCAGTGGGAGTATGTCTTTTTGTCTCCTGCGGTATTGCAGGGATTTCCATTGCCAAAACCGTGCGCGCATTTATTCCGTTCTTTGTTTCAATGGTACTGGTACTGATTCTGATTACATACATACCGCAGCTGGTTATGTTTTTACCGAATCTATTAATGCCCTGA
- a CDS encoding TRAP transporter small permease — MDKLIEILFDRLLTLVLKIVGIVLVLTVLLQIYSRIGMTAPYSWTEELSRFSFIWFCFLGSCYTLHKDLHLGIDYYYDKMPLKVQKAVSVIISLLILIFGLMLFVYGLKMMQITSFQKSPILRLNMSNMYAVLPTTGFFFTIHSIHKLIRHFKTAK, encoded by the coding sequence ATGGATAAACTAATTGAAATCCTTTTTGACAGGCTGTTAACTCTTGTCCTGAAGATAGTAGGCATTGTACTGGTCTTAACGGTACTGTTGCAGATCTATTCCAGAATAGGAATGACCGCCCCCTACTCCTGGACTGAGGAGCTTTCCCGGTTCAGCTTTATCTGGTTCTGCTTCCTGGGCAGTTGTTACACCCTGCACAAGGATCTTCACCTGGGTATAGACTATTATTACGACAAAATGCCTCTCAAGGTGCAGAAAGCAGTCAGCGTCATTATTTCTTTATTGATACTGATCTTCGGTTTAATGCTTTTTGTGTACGGTCTGAAGATGATGCAGATCACCAGTTTCCAGAAGTCACCCATCCTCAGACTCAATATGTCGAATATGTATGCTGTACTGCCCACCACCGGGTTTTTCTTTACAATTCACAGCATTCATAAACTCATCAGACACTTCAAGACTGCAAAATAG
- a CDS encoding FAD-dependent oxidoreductase has protein sequence MSSTSYTKLEPVEIDSVKIPCSYCHTLVLGSGCASLSTAVRLKRAGLEDLCIVTDNIFGGTSRNTGSDKQTYYKLSDSTRDPDTPYRMAEALTAGGAMHGDIALIEAIGSENGFYNLVGMGVPFPYNPWGGFTGYKTDHDPLQRGVSLGPYTSKLMTEYLERECRTLGIDIMDHHDVVKLIRLDDRAAGALIMNKREMDTDSRGLRLILCDNLVFGLGGPGGFYEKTVYPKPQNGGIGLALEIGATAANLTESQYGLTSQKFRWNLSGSYHQVLPRYYSIDGETGETFDFLNDYFPDMASLMNAVFLKGYQWPFDPRKIPDYGSSLLDVLVYRETEILGRKVYMDFRENPKGNDHIGRFDPALLGREAAEYWRNSGIDGTTPIERLRQLNPAAIQLYLDHNIDLAAEPLEMAVSAQHNNGGLAADIWWESVNIRRLFPVGEANGTHGAARPGGTALNSGQVGAFRAAQKIALAYRDKTLDTEKARDSGRRAASEILGILQQLTAGTPVPDCDREYKTGFQQRMSRYAAAVRSAQTAKEAKAAAEKQQKDYTELRVDPMRLSIALKLRHMVFAHRMYLEAIADYIQQGGGSRASSLVIAAEGQEGTPVHPLLPDWRIVPENLKLRGRIQHIRWNPDTKKPEFDWIDTRPIPTEDSWFETVWARYLDGSVFK, from the coding sequence ATGAGCAGCACCAGTTACACGAAACTTGAGCCAGTAGAAATCGATTCCGTAAAAATACCCTGCAGTTATTGCCACACCCTGGTCCTCGGCAGCGGTTGCGCCTCTTTAAGTACGGCGGTCCGCCTGAAACGCGCAGGCCTTGAGGATTTATGCATTGTAACCGACAACATCTTCGGCGGAACATCCCGCAATACCGGTTCGGACAAACAGACATACTATAAATTGAGCGATTCAACCAGGGATCCCGACACGCCCTACCGCATGGCCGAAGCCCTGACAGCCGGCGGAGCCATGCACGGCGACATAGCCCTTATCGAAGCCATCGGATCGGAGAACGGCTTTTACAACCTGGTGGGGATGGGTGTCCCCTTTCCGTACAACCCCTGGGGAGGATTTACCGGCTACAAAACCGACCATGATCCGCTGCAGCGGGGTGTATCCCTGGGCCCTTACACTTCAAAACTGATGACCGAATACCTGGAAAGGGAATGCCGTACCCTGGGAATCGATATCATGGACCATCACGACGTGGTAAAACTGATAAGGCTGGATGACCGGGCAGCCGGAGCACTGATCATGAATAAGCGGGAAATGGATACGGACTCCCGGGGGCTCAGGCTTATTCTCTGCGACAACCTGGTTTTCGGTCTCGGAGGCCCCGGCGGTTTCTATGAAAAAACGGTCTATCCAAAACCGCAAAACGGAGGCATCGGGCTGGCCCTGGAAATCGGGGCGACAGCTGCCAACCTGACGGAATCCCAGTATGGTCTTACCTCCCAGAAATTCCGCTGGAACCTCTCCGGCAGTTACCATCAGGTTCTGCCCCGCTACTACAGCATAGACGGGGAGACCGGTGAGACCTTCGATTTTCTGAACGACTATTTTCCCGACATGGCTTCCCTTATGAACGCAGTCTTTCTGAAGGGCTACCAGTGGCCCTTCGATCCCCGCAAGATCCCCGATTACGGCTCCTCCCTGCTGGACGTTCTGGTTTACCGGGAAACGGAGATCCTGGGACGCAAAGTCTATATGGATTTCCGGGAGAACCCGAAAGGGAACGATCACATCGGCCGCTTCGATCCCGCTCTTCTGGGCCGGGAAGCGGCTGAATACTGGAGAAACTCCGGCATAGACGGAACAACGCCTATAGAACGGCTCAGGCAGCTGAATCCCGCGGCCATTCAGCTCTACCTGGACCACAACATCGATCTTGCCGCAGAACCCCTGGAGATGGCGGTCTCCGCCCAGCACAACAACGGAGGACTCGCCGCGGATATCTGGTGGGAGTCGGTGAACATCCGGCGGCTGTTCCCGGTGGGGGAAGCCAACGGCACCCACGGCGCGGCCCGCCCCGGCGGAACCGCCCTTAACTCCGGACAGGTGGGAGCCTTCCGGGCGGCCCAGAAAATCGCCCTTGCCTACCGGGACAAGACTCTGGATACGGAGAAGGCCCGGGATTCCGGCCGCCGGGCTGCCTCAGAAATACTGGGAATACTACAGCAATTAACAGCCGGAACCCCTGTTCCCGACTGCGACAGAGAGTACAAGACCGGGTTTCAGCAGCGCATGAGCAGATATGCCGCCGCTGTGAGGAGCGCACAGACAGCAAAAGAGGCAAAGGCGGCCGCCGAAAAGCAGCAGAAAGATTACACCGAACTGCGGGTCGATCCCATGCGTCTTTCTATAGCCCTCAAGCTGCGGCACATGGTCTTTGCCCATCGGATGTACCTTGAAGCCATAGCCGACTATATTCAGCAGGGAGGCGGAAGCCGGGCATCCTCCCTGGTTATAGCCGCGGAGGGGCAGGAAGGAACCCCGGTTCATCCCCTCTTACCTGACTGGCGCATAGTGCCGGAGAACCTGAAGCTGCGGGGCAGGATTCAACACATCCGCTGGAACCCCGACACAAAGAAACCGGAGTTCGACTGGATTGACACACGGCCCATTCCGACGGAGGATTCCTGGTTCGAGACGGTCTGGGCCCGATACCTCGACGGTTCGGTGTTCAAATAA
- the ilvD gene encoding dihydroxy-acid dehydratase has protein sequence MSGYKENLEFIQRPENARARSLLKSMGYDSEDLKRPRIGIANSWGETSPGHIHLRAVADAVKAGVWQAGGAPFEFNSPAQCPMAVGEHGMRYDLPTRDIIAAEVEAITKIGLLDALVLISSCDKNVPAHLLAAARLDIPVIFVPGGPMSSGGSCGGSVTIANLDEECYLYGIGEPGISEEELADIENASCPGAGSCAILGTANTMQCLVEAMGLCLPGGGTAPAVSARRLWQAKESGRRIVQLTNDDIRSSDLITKKSVRNAIKALHALGGSTNAIAHLLALAYEKRWEDEINLDLIEKFSDQVPCITNVTPSGTYSMSDFDAAGGVQAVLKSIESHLETDAASVSGQTLKELLDNAVFRPSDIIRELSNPTAENGLVVLRGNLASSAIVRTPVIPRDMLCHEGPARVFHSQEEAIRALRDHRIKAGDVLVLRYEGPKGGPGFNEVFKVIGFLNALGLESSCALVTDGRISGFAKGPYICQVSPEAAEGGPLALVEDGDTIRIDVPGRRLDIKVDAQVLEKRRLSWKRPEPRVRDGVLTLYAKLANPPEYGGGINMRL, from the coding sequence ATGAGCGGATACAAAGAGAACCTGGAATTCATTCAGAGGCCTGAGAATGCCCGGGCCCGTTCGCTGTTAAAGTCGATGGGCTACGATTCGGAGGATTTGAAGCGTCCCCGAATCGGCATAGCAAACTCCTGGGGCGAGACCAGCCCGGGGCATATTCATCTGCGCGCGGTGGCTGATGCGGTAAAAGCGGGAGTCTGGCAGGCGGGAGGTGCGCCCTTCGAATTCAACAGTCCGGCCCAGTGTCCCATGGCGGTCGGGGAACATGGCATGCGCTATGATCTTCCTACCCGGGACATTATTGCCGCGGAGGTCGAGGCGATAACGAAAATAGGCCTTTTGGACGCGCTGGTTCTTATATCGTCCTGCGACAAAAATGTACCGGCCCATCTGCTGGCGGCAGCCAGACTCGACATTCCCGTAATCTTCGTTCCCGGCGGTCCCATGTCCTCCGGCGGTTCCTGCGGAGGCAGCGTCACAATCGCCAATCTGGATGAAGAATGCTATTTGTACGGTATAGGCGAGCCGGGGATCAGCGAAGAAGAACTGGCAGACATCGAGAATGCCTCATGCCCCGGCGCCGGGTCCTGTGCAATTCTGGGGACTGCCAATACCATGCAGTGCCTTGTTGAGGCCATGGGATTGTGTCTTCCCGGCGGCGGAACGGCGCCGGCTGTATCAGCCCGCCGTTTATGGCAGGCAAAGGAATCGGGCAGAAGGATAGTACAGCTGACCAATGACGATATACGCTCCTCGGACCTGATCACGAAAAAGTCTGTGCGCAATGCGATAAAGGCCCTCCATGCCCTGGGGGGATCGACCAACGCTATCGCTCATCTGCTGGCTCTGGCCTACGAAAAACGCTGGGAGGATGAAATAAACCTCGACCTCATCGAGAAGTTCAGTGACCAGGTTCCCTGCATTACCAATGTAACCCCTTCCGGGACCTACTCCATGTCTGATTTTGACGCAGCCGGCGGGGTTCAGGCAGTCTTGAAATCGATTGAAAGCCACCTGGAGACTGATGCGGCAAGTGTCAGCGGCCAGACTCTTAAGGAGCTGCTGGATAATGCGGTTTTCAGGCCGTCGGATATAATTCGCGAGCTCAGCAATCCCACCGCTGAAAACGGGCTTGTCGTATTGAGAGGAAACCTGGCATCCTCTGCTATAGTCCGCACGCCGGTTATTCCCAGGGATATGCTGTGCCACGAAGGGCCGGCCAGAGTGTTTCACAGTCAGGAGGAGGCCATCCGGGCTTTGCGCGACCACAGAATCAAGGCCGGCGACGTACTTGTCCTGCGCTACGAAGGCCCGAAAGGGGGACCGGGCTTCAACGAGGTTTTCAAGGTTATCGGTTTTCTGAACGCCCTGGGATTGGAGTCGAGTTGCGCACTGGTGACGGATGGTCGTATCTCCGGATTTGCCAAAGGCCCATATATCTGTCAGGTTTCTCCCGAGGCAGCGGAGGGGGGCCCCCTCGCCCTAGTGGAGGATGGCGATACAATCCGTATCGATGTACCCGGGAGGCGTCTTGATATAAAGGTGGATGCTCAAGTACTGGAAAAACGGCGTTTGTCCTGGAAGCGTCCCGAGCCCCGGGTGCGCGATGGGGTTCTTACTCTATACGCGAAACTTGCCAATCCCCCTGAGTACGGAGGCGGAATCAACATGCGCCTGTAA